In the Populus trichocarpa isolate Nisqually-1 chromosome 1, P.trichocarpa_v4.1, whole genome shotgun sequence genome, one interval contains:
- the LOC7492066 gene encoding uncharacterized protein LOC7492066 → MLPTTSKGRASSSSTSRVNSSTFPQYLRRIIKWQQMDIEYTFWQMLYLCTSPKVVYQHTKFHKQTKNQWARDDPAFVVISSLLLAVAALAYCAAYDHSAGHAVFVVISVLLFHFLITGAGLATCCWFLTNAYLREEAPNSHVVEQRVEWLYAFDVHCNSFFPMFVMLYVIHYFLSPILVAHGFIPVLLSNLLFMVAASYYHYLNFLGYYVLPFLERTTFFLYPIGLVIVLSPILILSGFNPSRYLMNVYFSQRV, encoded by the exons atgctgCCTACAACATCGAAAGGGCGTGCATCATCGTCCTCCACTTCTCGAGTTAACTCCTCCACTTTCCCTCAATACCTCCGTCGAATTATCAAg TGGCAACAAATGGACATTGAATACACTTTCTGGCAAATGCTTTACTTGTGCACCTCACCGAAAGTTGT CTATCAGCATACGAAGTTTCACAAAC aAACTAAGAATCAATGGGCACGTGATGACCCTGCTTTTGTTGTTATCTCCAGCCTCCTTTTGGCAGTCGCAGCTTTGGCTTATTGTGCTGC GTATGACCACAGTGCTGGACATGCTGTTTTTGTAGTTATTTCTGTattactttttcattttttaattactggAGCTGGTCTGGCTACATGTTGTTG GTTCCTAACTAATGCTTACCTTCGGGAGGAGGCTCCAAATAGTCATGTTGTTGAGCAACGGGTTGAATG GCTATATGCGTTTGATGTGCACTGCAATTCTTTCTTCCCAATGTTTGTCATGCTTTATG TTATACATTATTTCCTGTCACCCATTCTAGTTGCCCATGGTTTCATACCTGTATTGCTGTCGAACCTGCTGTTCATGGTGGCAGCCTCGTACTATCATTACCTCAACTTTTTAGGCTATTATG TGTTGCCCTTCCTGGAGAGAACAACATTTTTCCTCTATCCAATCGGTCTTGTCATTGTCCTATCTCCTATTT TGATTTTAAGTGGCTTCAATCCTTCAAGATATTTAATGAATGTGTACTTTAGTCAAAGGGTGTGA